One part of the Torulaspora delbrueckii CBS 1146 chromosome 8, complete genome genome encodes these proteins:
- the TDEL0H01740 gene encoding uncharacterized protein (similar to Saccharomyces cerevisiae YER079W; ancestral locus Anc_7.270): MNESNNSLSSKDVSSTVSLYEPSSTADFVDNLSTKAVYEMDPEDSISRPLSRGSVTSGVSMMATKDGVEGERVKRLGIPQYSLNILNSMAHNQYKKQHNHSHSHVSLTKSHASGATEDSLVYGKFQTLYPDLPSAPPMTLREKMRLLNHDRQLLPSSAINSTDNLDELSTKSTPVRNHGGYPNENENTLSVHGRWGGTSDVDSNASTVGDDVSFSQNMRNLSPAISVSERIAGNK; the protein is encoded by the coding sequence ATGAACGAGTCGAACAATTCCCTAAGCTCTAAGGACGTATCTTCGACAGTTTCGCTCTATGAGCCGTCCAGTACAGCAGATTTTGTGGATAATCTTTCTACGAAAGCCGTTTATGAGATGGATCCTGAGGATAGTATCTCTAGGCCCTTGTCGAGGGGTTCTGTGACATCTGGAGTGTCTATGATGGCTACCAAGGACGGTGTAGAGGGAGAAAGGGTCAAAAGACTGGGCATTCCGCAGTATTCGCTTAATATTTTGAACTCAATGGCTCATAATCAGTATAAAAAACAGCACAACCACTCGCATTCGCATGTTTCGTTGACGAAGAGCCATGCAAGTGGGGCAACTGAGGATTCATTGGTCTATGGTAAGTTCCAAACCTTGTACCCTGATTTACCCAGTGCACCTCCAATGACGTTGCGTGAGAAGATGCGATTATTGAACCACGATAGACAATTGCTGCCTTCATCGGCCATCAACTCGACCGATAATCTAGATGAGTTATCAACAAAAAGCACACCAGTTCGCAATCATGGTGGTTATCCGAACGAAAACGAGAATACGCTAAGTGTGCATGGCCGCTGGGGAGGCACTAGCGATGTTGACAGTAACGCCAGTACTGTAGGTGATGATGTGTCGTTCTCTCAAAATATGAGGAACCTTTCACCAGCTATCAGTGTATCCGAAAGGATTGCAGGAAATAAGTGA
- the MRX1 gene encoding Mrx1p (similar to Saccharomyces cerevisiae YER077C; ancestral locus Anc_7.266), protein MLKTNWRCCYRYFHTFRKLEESQVKEKLKSFEKRDILMNKSSKELARLNERKLAKLKKLRKTAYTKQQAVHLLKEKHGVANEGIQEIEIGPTSQSDLKFINITKDRRMLYTILGVNGEQLRDSKLIAEDVKKFLKRGQVEKAVFLARLAKTKGAAAMNSIMEYYFYELKYPQSAIKMFNWRKKWGVPSNEYTNTILFKGLAQQEQHASKAAASLVMKIIDGLISREELSQIEYNAALGALTNCIDVTHAFELFEKRVKGVKPDAITYLWMLRACSRIKTDKLFNEVLNDLVESIPSRCVDSRLIFEFCKTLHSRSDKESKQLALVALNTYFDFEVDEKLSPKIPEGLRLLPLSHWSIHKKYPINKHIIGFFLQTCLQTGNWDLGIETFLEMKRKNEKLIDVDMFHKYMELIMKKDPAVCGEECLKAFEEMESMKNIPFSKHTLVLVYASFEKQASKRIINNDEVRINALLKACQDFITQQEGRYSKEFESKVYPVEAWQFLVSIIKNATASNKVSVIRLKQLTDEFMKTLCQGLLEFKNLRKREQARFVELEFVRLLKAFSLKLEMPHMENVDTSVEGPERETFLLRRLVLRLKDKLLQHIKLIETGKHDGEDVDELEWSIKQIARRILSSKMP, encoded by the coding sequence ATGTTGAAAACCAACTGGAGATGCTGCTACAGATATTTCCATACTTTTCGAAAGCTAGAGGAGTCAcaagttaaagaaaagCTGAAAAGCTTCGAGAAACGAGAcattttgatgaacaagagCTCAAAAGAGTTGGCTAGGCTGAATGAGAGAAAGCTCGctaaattgaagaaactacGGAAAACGGCATATACAAAACAGCAGGCGGTTCATCTACTAAAAGAAAAACACGGTGTTGCAAATGAGGGAAtccaagaaatcgaaattgGTCCAACCAGTCAATCCGACTTAAAGTTCATTAATATCACCAAGGATAGGAGAATGTTATACACAATTTTGGGAGTTAACGGTGAACAGCTGAGGGATTCCAAACTGATCGCCGAGGATGTAAAGAAATTTCTTAAACGTGGCCAAGTAGAGAAAGCCGTCTTCTTGGCGAGATTAGCTAAAACGAAAGGAGCCGCTGCCATGAACTCCATTATGGAATATTACTTTTATGAACTCAAGTATCCACAATCAGCCATAAAAATGTTTAATTGGAGGAAAAAGTGGGGCGTTCCATCAAATGAATACACCAACACCATTCTATTTAAAGGTCTAGCccaacaagaacaacatGCATCAAAGGCTGCTGCGAGTCTGGTTATGAAAATTATCGACGGACTAATTTCTCGTGAGGAGCTGAGTCAAATAGAATACAATGCCGCACTAGGAGCGCTAACTAATTGCATCGATGTTACACATGCATTTGAGCTTTTCGAAAAACGGGTCAAAGGTGTTAAACCGGACGCCATCACGTATCTTTGGATGCTCAGAGCTTGCTCAAGAATAAAGACAGATAAGCTTTTCAACGAAGTTCTGAATGATTTGGTGGAGAGTATACCTTCGAGATGTGTAGACTCCCGTTTAATTTTCGAGTTTTGCAAGACCTTGCATTCGAGATCTGACAAAGAGTCAAAGCAATTAGCCCTAGTAGCACTGAATACCTATTTCGATTTTGAGGTGGACGAGAAACTGTCTCCTAAAATCCCTGAAGGGCTCAGGTTGTTACCTTTGTCACACTGGTCCATTCACAAGAAATATCCCATTAACAAGCACATTATTGGGTTCTTCCTGCAGACCTGCTTACAGACCGGAAACTGGGACCTAGGAATCGAGACATTTTTGgagatgaagagaaagaacgAAAAACTGATAGATGTCGACATGTTCCACAAATATATGGAACTGatcatgaagaaagatcCCGCAGTATGTGGGGAAGAATGCCTCAaagctttcgaagaaaTGGAATCCATGAAGAATATCCCATTTTCCAAGCACACACTTGTTCTAGTTTACGCATCATTCGAGAAGCAGGCTTCTAAGAGAATAATAAACAATGATGAAGTGAGAATCAACGCTTTACTAAAAGCATGTCAGGACTTCATAACGCAGCAAGAAGGCCGTTACTCTAAAGAGTTCGAAAGCAAAGTCTATCCCGTGGAAGCTTGGCAATTTCTAGTCTCAATTATCAAGAATGCAACTGCAAGTAACAAAGTCAGCGTGATTAGACTGAAACAACTCACTGATGAATTTATGAAAACCCTTTGCCAGGGTCTCTTGgaattcaagaatcttCGAAAGCGAGAACAGGCGAGGTTCGTTGAGCTTGAATTTGTAAGGTTATTGAAAGCGTTCTCCCTAAAGTTAGAGATGCCTCACATGGAAAATGTGGACACAAGTGTTGAAGGACCTGAGCGGGAGACATTCTTGTTAAGACGATTAGTTCTAAGGCTAAAAGATAAGCTCCTGCAGCACATCAAACTAATAGAAACTGGGAAGCATGACGGCGAAGATGTTGACGAGCTGGAGTGGTCGATCAAGCAAATAGCTCGCAGAATACTTTCGAGCAAGATGCCATGA
- the MAM33 gene encoding Mam33p (similar to Saccharomyces cerevisiae MAM33 (YIL070C); ancestral locus Anc_7.265), with product MSLRLVSQAARRNFSVVQRASFAAQRALRTPCLPVLAHGYSQRRTFFSTPNRWDQQKENVHEILKSEIKVESEVAADTSAQSFQEFLDKFGFSIVQTSGKNLAEITKKTDGETVHVFFDVAQVANLPYDNALAESAAQEGENANEDDYDSLSDNFANVNVVVVKDADQSSISLELLMNLQEGSFYVDSVTPFKSAQEALDQSADAEVKRELVYHGPPFSNLDEELQESLEVYLESRGVTEELASFIGAYSEFKENQEYIQWLNNMKQFFN from the coding sequence ATGTCTCTACGCCTAGTCTCCCAAGCTGCTCGCAGAAACTTTTCCGTTGTGCAAAGAGCTTCTTTTGCTGCGCAACGTGCCTTGAGAACTCCATGTTTACCAGTACTAGCTCATGGGTACTCCCAGAGAagaactttcttctctacTCCCAACAGATGGGATCAACAAAAGGAGAATGTTCATGAGATTCTAAAATCCGAGATCAAGGTCGAGTCTGAAGTTGCAGCCGATACTTCTGCTCAATCATTCCAAGAGTTCTTAGACAAATTTGGTTTCTCTATTGTGCAAACTTCAGGTAAGAATTTGGCAGAGATCACGAAGAAAACCGATGGTGAGACCGTTCACGTTTTCTTTGACGTTGCTCAAGTGGCCAATTTGCCATATGACAATGCCTTGGCCGAATCAGCTGCtcaagaaggtgaaaatgCCAACGAAGACGACTACGATTCTCTTTCTGATAATTTTGCTAACGTCAATGTAGTGGTTGTCAAGGATGCAGAccaatcttcaatctctttggaactcttgatgaatttgcagGAAGGTTCTTTCTACGTTGACAGTGTCACTCCTTTCAAGAGTGCTCAAGAGGCCTTGGACCAATCTGCTGATGCAGAAGTTAAGAGAGAATTGGTTTACCACGGTCCACCATTTTCTAACctggatgaagaattgcaagaaTCTCTAGAAGTCTACTTAGAGAGTAGAGGTGTCACTGAAGAATTGGCCTCTTTCATCGGTGCTTACTCtgagttcaaagaaaaccaGGAGTATATCCAATGGTTGAACAACATGaagcaatttttcaactaa
- the PCI8 gene encoding Pci8p (similar to Saccharomyces cerevisiae PCI8 (YIL071C); ancestral locus Anc_7.267), with protein sequence MLKRLESPICVERAHFLITSGLGSLTERGECAKDAINYLLRLGYTKSPHWDELVAQSGLEAIEPIEVANSGSKRHLAFCKAVAHEYPEAISVIEATPTLSAEFYRNLELVAHFLVLSKNFKGLEELEYRLSAIPNANVAKEELEALSRIQILVLCGSYMQCKYLEFCKGFFKLERSDPDFMRVLECEHESRFITHDELSLMVTVSSIVAIPFDNYDDFLSVEDAASIERRFPQLVRCLKLLTNTSFGSFLKMWHGSIDEECKKSLLLAHGWDCARSTMRHKIYFFYLRISNKLTISYLSRTLNIEEKLVEEEVRVLIENAHLNFEIIGDLIRYKSDHFLAAVTSKLKENHELINQSLHFQVSNNRSLKNMVQESIIGNNASESAGNDETVYQSPKIDRARYAFDDNMDIDEINDISDVDSASFILGNESFSRTSGC encoded by the coding sequence ATGTTGAAGAGGTTAGAGAGCCCCATATGTGTTGAAAGGGCGCATTTTCTTATTACCAGCGGCCTTGGCTCCCTCACAGAAAGGGGAGAATGTGCCAAAGATGCGATCAACTATCTATTGAGATTGGGATATACAAAGTCGCCTCATTGGGATGAGCTAGTTGCCCAAAGTGGCTTAGAGGCGATTGAGCCGATTGAAGTGGCAAATTCCGGAAGCAAGAGGCACTTGGCATTCTGCAAAGCTGTGGCACATGAATATCCCGAGGCCATCTCAGTTATAGAAGCTACTCCTACACTGAGCGCAGAATTCTATAGAAATTTGGAACTAGTAGCACACTTTTTAGttctttccaaaaatttcaaggGATTAGAAGAGCTAGAGTACCGATTAAGCGCGATACCCAACGCCAATGTAGCGAAGGAAGAGTTAGAAGCACTTTCAAGGATACAAATATTGGTACTGTGTGGCTCTTACATGCAGTGCAAATACCTCGAATTTTGTAAAGGCTTTTTCAAGCTTGAGAGAAGCGATCCAGATTTCATGAGAGTTCTTGAGTGCGAACATGAGAGCCGTTTCATTACTCACGACGAGCTCTCACTGATGGTTACGGTATCTTCTATCGTCGCTATACCGTTTGACAACTATGATGATTTCCTATCTGTCGAAGATGCGGCTAGCATTGAAAGACGTTTTCCTCAACTAGTGCGATGCCTGAAACTTCTCACAAATACCAGCTTTGGCAGCTTTTTAAAAATGTGGCATGGCTCTATTGATGAGGAATGCAAAAAGAGTTTGCTACTTGCCCATGGATGGGATTGTGCCCGCTCTACGATGAGGCACAAGATCTATTTTTTCTATTTGCGAATCTCAAATAAATTGACAATCAGCTATCTTTCACGCACTTTGaatattgaagagaagcTGGTCGAGGAAGAGGTTCGAGTGCTCATTGAAAATGCACATCTAAATTTCGAGATAATCGGCGATCTCATAAGGTATAAGAGCGATCATTTCTTGGCAGCCGTGACATCGAAGTTGAAGGAGAATCATGAATTAATCAACCAATCACTCCACTTTCAGGTCAGTAATAACAGGAGTTTAAAGAACATGGTTCAAGAAAGTATTATTGGAAATAATGCGAGTGAAAGTGCTGGGAACGACGAAACAGTATATCAATCCCCTAAGATAGATAGAGCCAGGTATGCCTTCGACGATAATATGGATATTGACGAAATCAACGATATCAGTGACGTTGACAGCGCTTCATTTATATTAGGAAATGAAAGTTTCTCGAGAACTAGTGGTTGTTAA
- the PTP3 gene encoding tyrosine protein phosphatase PTP3 (similar to Saccharomyces cerevisiae PTP3 (YER075C); ancestral locus Anc_7.264), producing MKEARASSEHQSASHDVQFRISNESEILSQNSFTATSNNPILMSAAGIPIKSRCTGLPEKLAVPAPFSPVLLKSVSAPVLPSYKPQDQRLQKPANCSLISADEFAKIIDGSIDRGLLVFDVRPFNDYSRSSVKRSVHVCLPSTLLRRKNFTFQKLLGNLPPEEQSVVRERTVDSENVKIVIYDNVPNQKDDSVSLACSGIATKIIDHYNQNIAVGSVSILSCGFPQFEEAFPQYTMSELDSPTSQSNSSTMDLGVQVCGDIIQESQQGLMPPQLGSLDSPISASSPISALSKFKLPTLDNSPSQVFKIAQNEQLMDLESYLSAVKIKEETDHSSMKTFQFPKPDQKVSTLVQQNKLRFQTKYEELEDVCGQSYIEAFIPLWFRKLMDRSKIEFISQFQKLDFLERKRLNRTVKQHRSSHSASFYPGKTFNGVSRPIEGQLRSYSQPSTITARRSSLQHFYAVNSDDEDDSITISSGVELGIKNRYKDIFPYEHSRVVLKKHSISSIPSCSVKSDDYSQTWENYINANYLNVPTFPLLPKSHQKNPQRVRYIATQAPLSSTVYDFFTCILNNDVPLVVTLTDSFENGVEKCFPYWNQGDYDGIKVDVLEAVSIPVVTKSYGRAEIYLRRLQLSYDNDKTFETLQLHIKDWPDLGTLLDPTQIIQTINLKNLVIKGLLDRKVYAEDSVPVILVHCSAGCGRTGTWCTVDSIISNLDVYDVLQRQFEEEDIHTTKLFDPIVWTINTFRKQRISIVQNVNQFLFIYDCLLYHFMLNLNGKDHMNGALPIEGCSMQNLLHQIKELKIVQNMIDVKIHEQAPSFA from the coding sequence ATGAAGGAAGCTCGGGCTTCATCTGAACATCAGAGTGCATCGCATGATGTACAGTTTCGCATTAGTAATGAGAGTGAAATTTTAAGTCAAAATAGTTTTACTGCAACTTCCAATAATCCGATTCTCATGAGTGCTGCCGGCATTCCTATAAAAAGTAGATGTACAGGATTGCCAGAGAAACTGGCTGTTCCTGCACCTTTCAGTCCAGTGCTGCTCAAGTCTGTTTCTGCGCCGGTTTTACCAAGTTACAAACCACAAGACCAAAGGTTGCAGAAGCCAGCTAATTGTTCGCTGATTAGCGCAGATGAGTTTGCCAAGATCATAGATGGTTCTATTGATAGGGGTCTACTGGTCTTCGATGTCAGACCGTTCAACGATTATTCGAGATCTTCCGTTAAGAGATCTGTTCATGTTTGTCTCCCATCGACCTTATTAAGGaggaaaaatttcacttttcAGAAACTATTGGGGAACTTGCCACCTGAAGAGCAGTCCGTTGTGAGGGAGAGGACAGTGGACTCGGAGAACGTTAAGATTGTTATCTATGATAATGTGCCTAACCAGAAGGATGATTCAGTTTCGCTTGCCTGTAGCGGTATAGCTACGAAAATCATCGATCATTACAATCAGAATATCGCGGTTGGAAGCGTATCTATTTTGTCCTGTGGGTTCCCACAGTTCGAGGAGGCTTTCCCACAGTATACAATGTCGGAGTTAGACAGTCCCACGTCGCAAAGTAATTCTTCGACAATGGATTTGGGGGTACAAGTGTGTGGTGACATTATACAGGAATCACAACAAGGATTAATGCCACCACAATTGGGCTCGCTGGATTCACCTATATCGGCGTCTTCACCCATATCTGCATTGTCAAAATTTAAACTACCGACCCTGGATAATTCACCCTCACAAGTATTTAAGATTGCTCAAAATgaacaattgatggatTTAGAGTCGTATTTGAGTGCAGTGAAAATTAAAGAGGAAACGGATCATAGCTCAATGAAAACCTTCCAGTTTCCAAAACCAGACCAAAAGGTATCTACCTTGGTGCAACAAAACAAACTCCGATTTCAAACTAAATATGAAGAGCTAGAAGACGTCTGTGGTCAATCATATATCGAAGCCTTCATCCCGTTATGGTTTAGAAAATTAATGGATAGGTCAAAGATTGAGTTTATATCacaattccaaaaattggacTTTTTAGAAAGGAAACGTCTGAATAGAACCGTGAAACAACACAGGAGTAGTCATTCAGCAAGTTTCTACCCAGGGAAAACCTTCAACGGTGTTTCGCGGCCTATTGAAGGCCAACTTCGTTCTTATTCACAGCCCAGTACCATTACAGCTCGTCGTTCTAGTCTGCAGCACTTTTACGCTGTTAAttcagatgatgaggacgacTCAATAACTATTTCGTCTGGTGTTGAATTGGGTATTAAGAATAGATATAAGGATATTTTCCCCTACGAACATTCAAGAGTCgtgctgaagaagcatAGTATAAGTTCCATACCGTCTTGCTCTGTTAAGTCAGATGATTACAGTCAAACATGGGAAAATTACATCAATGCCAACTACCTGAACGTGCCTACGTTTCCATTGCTACCGAAAAGTCATCAAAAGAACCCACAAAGAGTTAGATATATTGCGACACAGGCTCCATTGTCTTCCACAGTCTACGATTTCTTTACCTGCATACTTAACAATGACGTGCCTTTGGTGGTGACTTTGACTGATAGCTTCGAAAATGGTGTAGAGAAATGTTTTCCATACTGGAACCAAGGTGACTACGATGGAATCAAGGTCGATGTGCTTGAAGCAGTCAGTATACCAGTCGTAACGAAATCATATGGCAGGGCAGAAATTTATCTGAGAAGGCTTCAGCTAAGCTACGACAATGACAAGACATTCGAAACGTTGCAGTTACATATCAAGGATTGGCCAGACTTGGGAACCCTCTTGGATCCAACTCAAATTATTCAAACGatcaacttgaaaaatttagTCATCAAAGGACTTCTGGACAGGAAAGTTTACGCCGAGGATAGTGTCCCTGTTATTCTAGTTCATTGTTCAGCTGGTTGTGGTAGAACTGGGACCTGGTGCACAGTTGATTCTATCATCTCAAATCTAGATGTGTATGATGTTCTTCAGCGTCAgttcgaagaagaagatattcATACAACAAAGCTATTTGATCCCATAGTTTGGACGATTAACACGTTTCGCAAACAAAGAATATCCATTGTACAAAACGTCAACCAATTCCTTTTCATCTACGACTGCTTACTGTACCATTTTATGTTGAATCTCAATGGTAAAGATCACATGAACGGTGCGTTACCTATCGAAGGCTGTTCCATGCAGAACTtgcttcatcaaataaaaGAGCTCAAGATTGTACAGAACATGATCGATGTCAAGATTCATGAACAAGCACCTTCATTCGCATGA
- the ICP55 gene encoding aminopeptidase (similar to Saccharomyces cerevisiae YER078C; ancestral locus Anc_7.268): MFLTVLPKAQLKQGIRSLLTARHLSNRRRSPIQAGQALHETRPNLLKAGELTPGITALEYHERRVRLANKMPAKSCAIIAGSQVKYASGAVFYPFQQSNNLFYLTGWNEPDSVAIIEKQTDNLDDVTLHMVVPPKDSFSEQWEGFRTGVEGVKEIFNADEATETSVLPLYLNKIINRNDNLYFDIPKDKTSVSNSALFSTFFTTQSGADGHQTIHDIIRQSSGNKRVFGLNKLLTELRKIKSPAELRVMRKAGQISGRAFNQAFAQRFKNERTLQAFLEYKFISGGCDKSAYLPVVATGSNALCIHYTRNDDVMYNDELVLVDAAGSIGGYCSDISRTWPVCGKFTQAQKDLYEAVLNVQRKCIELCKASEGFSIHEIHEKSLDFMKMELRNVGFSAIQKWDVNKLYPHYIGHHLGLDVHDVPSASRSESIQDGMVITIEPGIYVPDEPNYPSYFRNVGIRIEDDIAVGQDTYTNLTAEAVKEIADLENVMEYGVSTKVPEDVPNPLQD; this comes from the coding sequence ATGTTCTTGACCGTGTTACCGAAGGCCCAACTAAAGCAGGGCATTCGATCGTTGCTTACAGCACGTCATCTCTCTAACAGAAGGCGGTCACCTATCCAGGCTGGCCAGGCATTACATGAGACAAGACCAAATCTGCTTAAGGCTGGAGAGTTGACTCCAGGCATAACAGCGTTGGAGTACCATGAGAGAAGGGTGAGGTTGGCAAATAAGATGCCAGCCAAGAGCTGCGCGATAATAGCCGGTAGTCAAGTAAAATATGCCTCTGGGGCTGTTTTCTATCCATTTCAACAGAGCAACAATCTTTTTTATTTAACAGGCTGGAATGAACCTGATTCGGTCGCGATTATTGAGAAGCAAACCGACAATCTGGACGATGTTACTCTGCATATGGTGGTACCTCCGAAGGATTCCTTTTCTGAACAATGGGAAGGCTTCAGAACAGGTGTGGAAGGCGTCAAAGAAATATTCAATGCGGATGAGGCTACCGAGACATCGGTCCTACCTCTGTatttgaataaaattaTCAATCGAAATGATAACCTATATTTCGACATTCCAAAGGATAAGACCAGCGTTAGCAACTCGGCTTTATTTAGTACCTTTTTCACAACCCAATCTGGTGCTGATGGTCACCAAACAATTCACGATATAATCAGACAGTCGAGCGGTAACAAGAGAGTTTTTGGGCTCAATAAGTTGCTCACAGAGCtaagaaaaatcaaatcGCCTGCCGAATTGAGAGTCATGAGAAAAGCTGGTCAGATATCCGGGAGAGCGTTCAACCAGGCATTTGCACAGCGATTTAAGAATGAGAGAACTCTTCAGGCATTTTTGGAATACAAGTTTATTTCGGGTGGATGTGACAAATCCGCCTACCTTCCAGTAGTGGCAACCGGTTCCAATGCTCTCTGTATCCATTACACGAGgaatgatgatgtgatGTATAACGATGAGTTGGTCCTTGTGGACGCTGCAGGCTCTATTGGAGGTTATTGTTCAGATATATCGAGGACATGGCCTGTATGCGGGAAATTTACACAGGCTCAAAAGGACTTGTACGAAGCAGTCTTAAATGTTCAAAGGAAATGTATCGAATTGTGCAAAGCGTCCGAAGGGTTTTCGATTCACGAAATTCACGAAAAGAGCCTTGACTTCATGAAAATGGAATTAAGAAATGTCGGATTCAGTGCTATACAAAAATGGGACGTCAACAAGTTGTATCCACATTACATAGGCCACCATCTGGGTTTAGATGTCCACGATGTCCCCAGCGCCTCAAGAAGTGAGAGTATCCAGGATGGGATGGTTATCACAATTGAACCTGGTATTTACGTTCCCGATGAACCAAATTACCCATCCTACTTTAGAAACGTCGGTATCAGAATAGAAGACGACATAGCTGTAGGTCAGGACACATACACCAACCTCACTGCTGAAGCAGTAAAAGAGATAGCAGATCTTGAGAACGTTATGGAATATGGAGTGTCCACTAAGGTGCCTGAAGACGTTCCCAATCCACTTCAGGATTGA
- the HOP1 gene encoding Hop1p (similar to Saccharomyces cerevisiae HOP1 (YIL072W); ancestral locus Anc_7.269): MSTHQLLATKTTISSDTKTGLTTEQSQKLIQTMLTMSFGCLAFLRGLFPDESFVDQRFVPEKVEKNYKKCNGSQGNSIKIKTLVRGRSSEVDLLLNWLEKGVFQSIKLKYLKALSLGIFLNEDDPTDLLENYTFTFEYGSGDNFRMKIGSSEHDEAESISLLDSRKMAQQLMRRFIIITQSLEPLPQKKFLTLRLMFNENAPTSYQPHLFKDATYDKPAVVKVPQSTDSDSFTVGSLDTKHHKISLKVLSSAEYDTNMDPSEFLDIDPFDLIDQEPKQIPSDEGENNRYVNSQTTNILGDLLKSSQPNVQPTQAVRTNAEVVCECGQNCPPGSTSFRTCRECRKQVHGICYGNSNRVQKCLTCLYGPELDTESVDFKDLMMLRKCYRFIARTRNRSFPSSVSFFFSQLLGNVEIDKEIEERIAFCISTLFRDEVLAINNGNRASASQTNKSSSSSVINDWPGIKTPNQGELQQNREYVWSFCYNSPNAHQCYIDVLAVSRGQINAWLSDMREMKNDGLGSLPSSCDIQSLDITDTMTQERSPLGQKRKHVNLDQYLNEPSSSIANDTMDMRNVGAFETPKKIRKISVSKKSLRSAW; the protein is encoded by the coding sequence ATGTCCACTCATCAGCTGCTGGCTACGAAAACTACTATATCTTCTGATACAAAGACAGGTCTTACGACAGAACAATCGCAGAAATTGATTCAAACGATGTTGACCATGTCGTTTGGGTGCTTGGCATTTCTGAGAGGACTGTTTCCCGATGAAAGCTTTGTCGATCAACGGTTTGTACCGGAGAAAGTGGAAAAGAACTACAAGAAGTGTAATGGGTCGCAGGGAAACTCTATTAAAATAAAGACATTAGTACGTGGAAGATCCAGTGAGGTTgatttgttgttgaactGGTTGGAGAAGGGAGTTTTCCAGtcgatcaaattgaaatatctAAAAGCCTTAAGTCTGGggatcttcttgaatgagGACGATCCAACCGATCTTCTCGAGAATTACACCTTTACGTTTGAGTATGGAAGTGGCGATAATTTTAGGATGAAGATTGGGAGCAGTGAACACGACGAGGCTGAAAGTATCTCATTGTTGGACTCGAGAAAGATGGCCCAACAGCTAATGAGGCGGTTTATTATCATTACTCAATCTTTAGAACCTTTGCctcagaagaaatttctcACACTGAGACTTATGTTCAATGAAAATGCACCTACAAGCTATCAACCGCACTTGTTCAAAGATGCCACTTACGACAAGCCTGCGGTGGTGAAAGTCCCACAATCGACTGATTCAGATAGTTTCACAGTCGGTTCATTGGATACTAAGCACCACAAAATATCTCTGAAAGTTCTTTCGTCAGCAGAGTACGATACCAATATGGATCCCAGTGAGTTTCTCGACATAGATCCATTTGACCTTATTGACCAGGAGCCTAAACAAATTCCTAGCGATGAAGGGGAGAATAACCGGTATGTCAACAGTCAAACGACAAATATTCTCGGTGACTTACTCAAGTCATCTCAACCAAACGTACAACCTACTCAGGCGGTTAGGACAAATGCCGAGGTCGTATGCGAATGCGGTCAGAACTGTCCTCCAGGATCTACGAGTTTCAGAACCTGCAGAGAATGTAGAAAACAAGTTCATGGGATCTGCTATGGGAACTCGAATAGGGTGCAAAAGTGTCTGACCTGCCTTTATGGACCGGAGTTGGATACAGAGAGCGTTGATTTTAAGGACCTGATGATGCTGAGAAAATGCTACAGATTCATTGCTCGTACTCGTAATCGTTCATTTCCTTCATCTGTTAGTTTCTTTTTCAGCCAATTATTGGgcaatgttgaaattgacaaagagattgaagagagaaTAGCCTTTTGCATTTCCACTTTATTCCGAGACGAAGTTTTGGCAATCAATAATGGAAACAGAGCAAGCGCTAGTCAAACGAATAAGTCGTCATCGAGTTCAGTAATTAACGACTGGCCCGGTATCAAGACTCCCAATCAAGGTGAGCTTCAGCAAAATCGAGAATATGTGTGGTCATTTTGTTACAATTCTCCAAATGCTCATCAATGCTACATCGACGTTTTGGCGGTCTCAAGAGGTCAAATCAATGCATGGTTGAGCGACATGAGGGAAATGAAGAACGATGGCCTAGGATCATTACCTTCGTCTTGCGATATCCAGTCGCTTGATATCACTGACACAATGACGCAGGAAAGATCACCATTGGGACAAAAGAGGAAACATGTCAATCTCGACCAATATTTGAATGAACCAAGCAGTTCAATCGCTAATGACACAATGGACATGCGCAATGTCGGTGCATTCGAAACTCCAAAGAAAATAAGGAAAATCAGTGTATCCAAAAAATCATTGAGAAGTGCATGGTGA